The following proteins come from a genomic window of Denitromonas sp.:
- a CDS encoding DUF4194 domain-containing protein yields MEEGGTNTLSAPASAAGLSVLLIGLLKGVLYREADEGQWAALLNLQARVRDYVAVLNLELVLDEAEGYAFLKSRPEPAEDDPAPRLPRLVARRPLSFPVSLLLALLRKKLAEFDAGGGDTRLVLSRDEIVELVRVFLPEGPNEARLIDQIETTINKVVELGFLRKLKPTGGASVGSVSFEVRRILKAFVDAQWLSEFDGRLATYQAQLGGVMQAKEGAGDE; encoded by the coding sequence ATGGAAGAGGGTGGCACGAATACATTGTCGGCACCGGCATCGGCGGCAGGTTTGTCGGTGTTGTTGATCGGTTTGCTCAAAGGCGTGCTCTACCGCGAGGCCGACGAAGGCCAGTGGGCAGCGCTGCTCAATCTGCAAGCGCGGGTGCGCGACTATGTGGCGGTGCTGAATCTTGAATTGGTGCTGGATGAGGCGGAAGGCTATGCCTTTCTGAAGAGCCGCCCGGAGCCTGCTGAGGATGACCCGGCGCCGCGCTTGCCGCGCCTGGTGGCGAGGCGGCCCTTGTCTTTCCCGGTGAGTCTGTTGCTCGCCTTGTTGCGTAAGAAGCTGGCGGAGTTCGATGCGGGCGGTGGTGATACGCGCTTGGTGCTCTCGCGTGACGAGATCGTCGAGCTGGTGCGCGTGTTTTTGCCCGAAGGCCCGAACGAAGCCCGGTTGATCGACCAGATCGAGACCACGATCAACAAGGTCGTTGAGTTGGGTTTTTTGCGGAAGCTCAAGCCAACAGGCGGTGCGTCAGTCGGTTCGGTCAGTTTCGAGGTGCGCCGCATCCTGAAGGCCTTTGTTGATGCGCAGTGGTTGTCGGAATTCGATGGGCGCCTGGCGACGTATCAGGCGCAACTGGGCGGCGTGATGCAGGCGAAAGAGGGTGCGGGTGATGAATGA
- a CDS encoding DUF3375 domain-containing protein, producing the protein MTHDFATLDALRTHHPAWRLLRSDHAPLVASFLHRVFVMPNVRVMAAADLAEALEDELYVLRLQLGESAFPKPALAYLNDWAAPDKGWLRKFYRPGTDEAQFDLTPSTEKAIAWLAQLSARQFVGTESRLLTLFDLLKQMSEGSEADPARRIEELHKKRDEIDAQIAQVLAGDVQLLDDTALKDRFLQFMQGARELLTDFREVEHNFRQLDRRVRERIALWEGSKGALLEDILGERDAIADSDQGKSFRAFWDFLLSSQRQEELSELLDRVLALPAVTELKPDSRTRRVHYDWMEAGEHTQRTVAGLSQQLRRFLDDQAWLENRRIMDILHGIESKALALRDVPPAGDVMAMDEARADIELAMERPLFAPVTKPVIADLVLQAGDEDIDPAALFDQVVVDKARLTRHIRHALQDRAQITLSELVIGQPLVQGLAELVAYLQLGSDTFSTVVDEEAIEPIRWNTALTDGRAVTRCARLPRVIFMR; encoded by the coding sequence ATGACGCACGACTTCGCCACCCTAGACGCCCTACGCACCCATCACCCCGCGTGGCGCTTGCTGCGTTCGGATCATGCGCCCTTGGTGGCGAGTTTTCTGCATCGGGTGTTTGTGATGCCCAATGTGCGGGTGATGGCGGCGGCGGATCTGGCGGAGGCGCTGGAAGACGAGTTGTACGTGCTGCGCCTGCAGTTGGGGGAGTCGGCCTTTCCGAAGCCGGCGCTGGCGTACCTGAACGACTGGGCGGCGCCGGACAAGGGCTGGCTGCGCAAGTTTTACCGGCCGGGCACGGACGAGGCGCAGTTTGATTTGACGCCGTCGACCGAGAAAGCCATTGCCTGGCTGGCGCAGCTGTCGGCAAGACAGTTTGTTGGCACCGAGTCGCGCTTGCTGACCTTGTTCGACTTGCTCAAGCAGATGAGCGAGGGTAGCGAGGCGGACCCGGCTCGGCGCATCGAGGAGTTGCACAAGAAGCGCGATGAGATCGATGCGCAGATCGCGCAGGTGCTGGCAGGCGATGTGCAGTTGCTGGACGACACGGCGTTGAAGGATCGTTTCTTGCAGTTCATGCAGGGGGCCCGCGAGCTACTGACCGATTTTCGTGAGGTGGAGCACAACTTCCGCCAGCTCGACCGGCGTGTGCGCGAGCGCATCGCGCTGTGGGAAGGGAGCAAGGGCGCGTTGCTCGAAGATATTCTGGGCGAGCGTGATGCGATTGCGGATTCGGATCAGGGAAAGAGCTTTCGCGCATTCTGGGATTTTCTCCTGTCCAGTCAGCGTCAGGAGGAGTTGAGCGAGCTGCTCGATCGCGTGCTGGCGCTGCCGGCGGTGACGGAGCTGAAGCCCGACAGCCGTACGCGGCGGGTGCACTATGACTGGATGGAGGCCGGTGAGCACACGCAGCGCACGGTGGCCGGGTTGTCGCAGCAGTTGCGACGCTTTCTGGATGATCAGGCGTGGCTGGAAAACCGCCGCATCATGGATATTCTGCACGGCATCGAGAGCAAGGCCTTGGCGTTGCGCGATGTGCCGCCGGCCGGTGACGTGATGGCGATGGATGAGGCGCGAGCCGATATCGAACTGGCGATGGAGCGGCCGTTGTTTGCGCCGGTGACCAAGCCTGTGATTGCTGATCTGGTGTTGCAGGCGGGGGACGAGGACATCGACCCCGCGGCGCTGTTTGATCAGGTGGTGGTGGATAAGGCAAGACTCACCCGGCATATTCGCCATGCCCTGCAGGATCGGGCGCAAATCACCTTGAGCGAGCTGGTGATCGGCCAGCCGTTGGTGCAGGGTCTGGCCGAGTTGGTGGCCTATCTGCAGCTGGGCAGCGATACGTTCAGCACGGTGGTGGATGAAGAGGCCATCGAGCCGATCCGCTGGAATACGGCGTTGACGGACGGCCGAGCCGTCACCCGCTGCGCGCGATTGCCGCGCGTGATTTTCATGCGTTGA